In a single window of the Nodularia spumigena CCY9414 genome:
- a CDS encoding acyl-CoA desaturase — protein sequence MTAKFLAFTPEIGNPPSIRWVNVAFFAAFHALALLAPWFFSWPALGLLVFLHWLFGSIGICLGYHRLLSHKSFQVPKWLEYAIATIGALALQGGPIFWVGGHRQHHAHTEDVNLDPYSAQRGFWWSHMLWIFYPRSEFFDYQVYQKYAPDLARQPYYRWLDRYFLLLQIPLALLLYVLGGWSFVIYGTFLRSVLLWHSTWFVNSASHLWGYRTFDADDGARNLWWVSLVTYGEGWHNNHHTYPHMAKSGLSWWEIDMTWWSIKLLQTLGLAKKVVSVPPHSAAIK from the coding sequence ATGACTGCGAAGTTTCTGGCGTTCACTCCTGAGATAGGAAATCCACCAAGTATTAGGTGGGTGAACGTGGCATTTTTTGCTGCATTTCATGCCTTAGCTCTCCTAGCTCCTTGGTTTTTCTCTTGGCCAGCACTAGGTTTGCTGGTGTTTCTCCATTGGTTATTCGGAAGTATCGGTATTTGTCTAGGATATCATCGACTGTTGAGCCATAAGAGTTTTCAAGTTCCTAAGTGGTTAGAATATGCGATCGCCACAATTGGAGCGCTGGCTTTACAAGGAGGTCCGATTTTTTGGGTTGGTGGACACCGCCAGCATCACGCCCATACAGAAGATGTCAATCTAGACCCATACTCCGCCCAGCGAGGATTTTGGTGGAGTCATATGCTGTGGATTTTTTACCCACGTTCTGAATTTTTTGATTATCAAGTTTATCAAAAATATGCGCCTGATCTAGCACGACAACCTTACTATCGCTGGCTAGATCGCTATTTTCTCCTCCTGCAAATTCCCTTGGCCTTACTGCTGTATGTCTTAGGGGGTTGGTCTTTTGTGATTTACGGTACATTTTTGAGATCAGTTTTATTGTGGCATTCCACTTGGTTTGTTAACTCCGCATCACACCTTTGGGGTTATCGTACCTTTGATGCTGACGATGGCGCACGTAATCTTTGGTGGGTATCTCTAGTCACTTACGGAGAAGGTTGGCACAATAACCATCACACTTATCCCCACATGGCGAAATCTGGATTGTCTTGGTGGGAAATTGATATGACTTGGTGGAGTATTAAACTCTTGCAAACTCTAGGTTTAGCCAAAAAAGTAGTTTCTGTTCCCCCTCATAGCGCCGCAATCAAATAG